In the genome of Aspergillus luchuensis IFO 4308 DNA, chromosome 2, nearly complete sequence, one region contains:
- a CDS encoding arginine--tRNA ligase (COG:J;~EggNog:ENOG410PGU2;~InterPro:IPR035684,IPR005148,IPR009080,IPR001412, IPR001278,IPR014729,IPR008909,IPR036695;~PFAM:PF03485,PF00750,PF05746;~go_component: GO:0005737 - cytoplasm [Evidence IEA];~go_function: GO:0000166 - nucleotide binding [Evidence IEA];~go_function: GO:0004812 - aminoacyl-tRNA ligase activity [Evidence IEA];~go_function: GO:0004814 - arginine-tRNA ligase activity [Evidence IEA];~go_function: GO:0005524 - ATP binding [Evidence IEA];~go_process: GO:0006418 - tRNA aminoacylation for protein translation [Evidence IEA];~go_process: GO:0006420 - arginyl-tRNA aminoacylation [Evidence IEA]), protein MGRHLVSGARRFSSGIFQSVRSYYTQNSRCSCARGAFSSPLLNPWRSSFSSASLLKNKAAAMTSASDLAVSVEGLSIQSTSETSKFPNCFPSLNPVDVYREHIAEELAKITGLDAEKIFSRIAWTNSLDKGDLVLPVPSLQIKKNPQELCKELVEKFPESDLILPPVAFGPHMQFFFRPERLTKNVVSRILKEKSAFGTNGNVGLRDPADPSKGRKRIIVEFSSPNIAKPFHAGHLRSTIIGGFLANLYTVMGWDVIKMNYLGDWGKQYGLLANGFKMFGSEEELTKDPINHLFNVYVKINGIVSEQEGPIKELKEQIKAKKEKGEDTAEQEKELAKLVDASEDENARRYFKSMEDGNQEALALWRRFRELSIEKYRQTYARLNIDFDVYSGESQIKQESMTAAYQTMEKAGVSEKSEGAVIVDFTKHGAKKLGKAIIVRKDGTPLYLTRDIGAILEREEAYKFDKMIYVVAAQQDLHLAQLFKITELMGYKDLANRCQHINFGMVRGMSTRKGTVKFLDDILQDVRDKMHEVMKKNTEKYEQVADPEGTADILGMSSVMVQDMTGKRINGYDFNLDAMTSFEGDTGPYLQYAHARLCSIVRKSGLNVDELDTANLSLLTETHATDLARLLAQWPDVLLNTNRTLEPTTILTYLFRMTHVLSSSYDVLKVVGSEPELKKARMALYESARQVLHNGMRILGLSPVNRM, encoded by the exons ATGGGTCGCCATCTGGTAAGCGGGGCACGCCGATTTTCCAGCGGCATTTTCCAGTCTGTCCGCTCATACTACACACAAAATAGTCGCTGTTCCTGCGCCCGCGGTGCTTTTTCTTCGCCTCTTTTAAATCCCTGGCGCTCGTCTTTTTCCTCTGCGTCGCTTTTGAAGAACAAAGCTGCCGCCATGACGTCCGCTTCCGACCTCGCTGTCTCCGTTGAGGGACTCTCGATTCAGTCGACCTCCGAGACCTCCAAGTTCCCCAACTGCTTCCCCTCCCTGAACCCCGTCGACGTCTACAGAGAGCACATTGCCGAGGAGCTGGCCAAGATCACCGGCTTGGACGCGGAGAAGATTTTCTCCCGCATCGCATGGACGAACTCGTTGGACAAGGGTGACCTGGTGTTGCCG GTCCCCTCCCTTcagatcaagaagaacccCCAGGAGCTGTGCAAGGAACTCGTCGAGAAGTTCCCCGAGTCCGacctcatccttccccccGTTGCCTTCGGCCCTCACATGcagttcttcttccgccCGGAGCGCCTCACCAAGAACGTCGTTAGCCGTAtcttgaaggagaagtcTGCCTTTGGTACCAATGGCAACGTTGGTCTGCGCGACCCCGCCGACCCCTCCAAGGGTCGCAAGCGCATCATCGTCGAGTTCTCGTCTCCCAATATCGCTAAGCCCTTCCACGCTGGTCACTTGCGCAGTACCATCATTGGTGGTTTCCTCGCCAACCTTTACACGGTCATGGGATGGGACGTCATCAAGATGAACTACCTTGGTGACTGGGGTAAGCAGTACGGTCTGCTTGCCAATGGTTTCAAGATGTTCGGTagcgaggaggagctgacCAAGGACCCTATCAACCACCTGTTCAACGTCTACGTCAAGATCAACGGCATCGTCTCCGAGCAGGAGGGCCCCATCAAGGAGCTCAAGGAGCAgatcaaggccaagaaggagaagggtgaggACACCGctgagcaggagaaggagcttgCTAAGCTTGTCGATGccagtgaggatgagaacgCCCGCCGTTACTTCAAGAGCATGGAGGATGGTAACCAGGAAGCCCTTGCTCTCTGGCGCCGGTTCCGTGAGCTCAGTATCGAGAAGTACAGACAGACCTATGCTCGTCTGAACATTGACTTTGACGTCTACTCTGGAGAGTCTCAGATCAAGCAGGAGAGCATGACCGCCGCTTACCAAACCATGGAGAAGGCCGGCGTGTCCGAGAAGTCCGAGGGTGCTGTTATCGTCGACTTCACCAAGCACGGCGCCAAGAAGCTTGGAAAGGCCATCATCGTCCGCAAGGACGGCACTCCTCTCTACCTGACCCGTGATATTGGAGCCATCCTCGAGCGTGAGGAGGCCTACAAGTTCGACAAGATGATCTACGTCGTTGCCGCTCAGCAGGATCTCCACTTGGCTCAGCTGTTCAAGATCACTGAACTCATGGGCTACAAGGATTTGGCCAACCGCTGCCAGCACATCAACTTCGGTATGGTGCGCGGTATGAGCACCCGTAAGGGTACCGTCAAGTTCTTGGACGACATCCTCCAGGATGTCCGTGACAAGATGCACGAAGtcatgaagaagaacaccgAGAAGTACGAGCAGGTCGCTGACCCTGAGGGCACTGCCGACATCCTGGGTATGTCCTCCGTCATGGTTCAGGACATGACTGGAAAGCG TATCAACGGATACGACTTCAACCTGGATGCCATGACCTCGTTCGAGGGTGACACTGGTCCCTACCTGCAATACGCCCACGCCCGTCTCTGCTCCATTGTGCGCAAGTCCGGCCTGAACGTCGACGAGCTCGACACGGCCAACCTGAGCCTCCTTACCGAGACCCACGCCACCGACCTTGCTCGTCTCCTCGCCCAGTGGCCCGATGTGCTGCTCAACACGAACCGCACCCTGGAGCCCACTACCATCCTCACCTACCTGTTCCGCATGACTCACGTGCTCAGCTCCAGCTACGATGTGCTCAAGGTTGTTGGTAGCGAGCCTGAGCTCAAGAAGGCCCGTATGGCTCTGTACGAGTCCGCCCGCCAGGTGCTGCACAACGGTATGCGCATCCTGGGTCTCAGCCCTGTCAACCG TATGTAA